A window of the Polaribacter sp. HaHaR_3_91 genome harbors these coding sequences:
- a CDS encoding glycoside hydrolase family 43 protein, translating to MKNFFIIVIVSVFCFNCSGKKENKMTSEFEETSFTNPVLKGFYPDPSICKVDSSYYLINSTFAYFPGIPVFKSDDLVNWKQIGNALDRPEQLDLEGLEVSQGVFAPAISYHNGVFYIINTIVGGKNNFIISASNPAGPWSNPTWLPEVEGIDPSMFFDENGKTYVVFNSNPPNNSPEYDGHRTIKIIELDVKNLKTVGEAKIIIDKGAKPEDKPIWIEGPHIYNRNGFYYVMAAEGGTAEDHSEVVFRSKSVLGPYKSYENNPILTQRNLKNTRKNPITSTGHADLIEDNLGNWWGVFLGCRPYDGDNHFNIGRETFMAPVKWENDWPIFDLEGDVVKDHYQITLEKPLANIPSVNADFIDEFNTDTLSFDWLFLRTPKEKWYSLLNGELTIKTRSETTSGTSNPSFIGYRQKHLFGEVTTNLSFKAVAENEKAGLIAFQNETHYYYLCKTVKDNKPVVQLLKSSEKGIEEIAFKSIKENDKISFKIEAKGTFYNFYYSINNTDWLVLNKNVDATFLSTKIAGGFVGTIYGMYTTSLGEKSTNKAIYHWFKNKNLN from the coding sequence ATGAAGAATTTTTTTATAATAGTAATTGTTTCTGTTTTTTGCTTCAATTGTTCAGGTAAAAAAGAAAATAAAATGACTAGTGAATTCGAAGAAACTTCATTTACAAATCCTGTTTTAAAAGGGTTTTATCCAGACCCAAGTATTTGTAAAGTAGATAGTAGTTATTATCTAATAAACTCAACTTTTGCCTATTTTCCTGGTATTCCTGTTTTTAAAAGTGATGATTTAGTAAACTGGAAACAAATAGGAAATGCTTTAGACAGACCAGAACAATTAGATTTAGAAGGTTTAGAGGTTTCTCAAGGCGTTTTTGCACCTGCAATTTCTTATCATAATGGAGTGTTTTATATTATTAACACAATTGTTGGTGGTAAAAATAATTTTATTATTTCTGCTTCTAATCCGGCAGGACCTTGGTCTAACCCAACTTGGTTGCCAGAAGTAGAAGGCATAGATCCTTCTATGTTTTTTGATGAAAACGGAAAAACATATGTGGTTTTTAATAGCAATCCTCCTAATAATTCACCAGAATATGATGGACATAGAACTATTAAAATTATAGAGTTAGATGTTAAGAATCTAAAAACTGTTGGTGAAGCTAAAATAATTATAGATAAAGGGGCAAAACCAGAAGACAAACCCATTTGGATTGAAGGTCCGCATATTTATAACAGAAACGGATTTTACTATGTAATGGCTGCAGAAGGAGGCACCGCAGAAGATCATTCTGAAGTTGTTTTTAGAAGTAAAAGTGTTTTAGGTCCTTATAAAAGCTATGAAAATAACCCAATTTTAACACAAAGAAATTTAAAGAATACTAGAAAAAATCCAATTACATCTACAGGGCATGCAGATCTTATAGAAGACAATTTAGGAAATTGGTGGGGCGTTTTTTTAGGATGTAGACCTTATGATGGTGATAACCATTTTAACATAGGTAGAGAAACTTTTATGGCACCTGTAAAATGGGAAAATGATTGGCCTATTTTTGATTTAGAAGGAGATGTTGTAAAAGACCATTATCAAATAACATTAGAAAAACCACTTGCAAATATACCGTCTGTTAATGCAGACTTTATAGATGAATTTAATACAGATACTTTATCTTTCGATTGGCTTTTTTTAAGAACACCAAAAGAAAAATGGTATTCACTTTTAAACGGAGAATTAACTATAAAAACACGTTCAGAAACTACCTCAGGTACATCAAACCCAAGTTTTATAGGGTATAGACAAAAGCATTTATTTGGTGAGGTAACCACAAACTTATCTTTTAAAGCAGTTGCAGAAAATGAAAAAGCAGGCTTAATTGCTTTTCAAAATGAAACGCATTATTACTACTTGTGTAAAACGGTAAAAGATAACAAACCTGTAGTTCAGTTATTAAAATCATCAGAAAAAGGAATAGAAGAAATTGCCTTTAAATCAATAAAAGAGAACGATAAAATATCTTTTAAAATAGAAGCAAAAGGAACATTTTATAATTTTTACTATTCAATAAACAATACAGATTGGCTAGTTCTAAATAAAAATGTTGATGCTACTTTTTTAAGTACAAAAATTGCTGGAGGTTTTGTCGGTACAATTTACGGAATGTACACAACTTCATTGGGAGAAAAAAGTACAAACAAAGCCATTTATCATTGGTTTAAAAATAAGAATTTAAATTAA